The Electrophorus electricus isolate fEleEle1 chromosome 19, fEleEle1.pri, whole genome shotgun sequence genome has a segment encoding these proteins:
- the rgs9bp gene encoding regulator of G-protein signaling 9-binding protein isoform X2: MVQSCRDHLTARLRDRSLPDQERREAELQWVAFSSCLELFHADMCKVYHMGNTFSVANYSYMVWTGGTSEIAARALSLPELQEDAGEEDLEQTQLEEDIAHVDRTLQDMEQKVNVLHWTVEAQGPLYAEPLSSDSTSSALLSVDEEAPGGLCNHTHLSAVLLLCGVAAMAVALSVSVALLA; encoded by the exons ATGGTGCAATCCTGCCGCGACCACCTAACGGCCCGGCTGCGGGACAGATCCCTTCCTGACCAGGAGAGGAGGGAAGCTGAGCTGCAGTGGGTGGCCTTCTCTTCCTGCCTGGAGCTCTTTCACGCAGACATGTGCAAGGTCTACCACATGGGCAACACTTTCTCCGTGGCAAACTACAGTTACATGGTGTGGACAG GAGGCACAAGCGAAATAGCAGCCCGCGCCCTGAGCTTGCCTGAACTGCAGGAGGATGCCGGCGAGGAGGACCTGGAGCAGACTCAGCTGGAGGAGGACATAGCGCACGTGGACCGCACCTTGCAGGACATGGAGCAGAAGGTGAATGTGCTGCACTGGACGGTGGAGGCGCAGGGGCCTCTCTACGCCGAACCGCTCAGCAGTGACAGCACCTCGTCTGCGCTCCTGTCCGTGGACGAGGAGGCACCCGGGGGTCTCTGCAACCACACCCACCTGTCCGCAGTGCTGTTGCTGTGTGGTGTGGCCGCCATGGCCGTGGCGCTGTCGGTGAGCGTGGCGCTCCTGGCCTGA
- the kif9 gene encoding kinesin-like protein KIF9 isoform X2 yields the protein MNVNSNEVKVYVRTRPTACFAQDLIEYLPDKQTVNVHQRRCSRRGVVNNQTSSWSFRLNGVLHSASQEEVYEHVAHTVVLSALQGYNGTIMCFGQTGAGKTYTITGATEAYRQRGIIPRALQEVFREVEHRVGHTFSLHLSYLEIYNETLLDLLASIKGSQEPQGGPLTVVEEPGGGVLVKGLSLHPVHSEEEALNLLFEGEMNRIIGEHALNKNSSRSHCIFTIHIESRSRTLSNATYVTSKLNLVDLAGSERLSKTGSEGQVQREAMYINRSLSFLEQAIMALADRRREHVPFRQSKLTHALRDSLGGNCNTVLVANIYGEAAHIEETLSTLRFAARMKCVRTEPSVNEHMDPALQVHRLKKEIQQLKQELSIQDTLANRAGVSYEKLSESQVAEVRSQVQRYLAGTLDEITIVNARQIQEVFAQFKKIVQEQQQLGQKHTLVEKVHSMSSSSAAKAREPEGAVGELEGGFGLGVAAPSQRHTPSPSRSKGKKAKDSSRKNGKSCSPTEGPAVAQKEPEAPLATLDPEGLEPLPVKDTGRKRSATPPSKMEAFEHFKAERGSELKRILKANKAVLLERSAQLHKLTDAINATKRDIDKVGSELEHLRAKRQSQGQFVSAEGEPVLEEAELALVLSLREMKDNYRQAHDELLATRAEVRYCQHLVAQCRVRLLTDEVLSILREGPIRPGLVPVDKALALEGEAQEHADLLSDSPSAVWFHNAQNRTLQRRGSRPVPHSPDSRKNGTGTRRNKLKLPAVSVSRGHSSNIITI from the exons ATGAATGTAAACAGCAATGAGGTAAAGGTGTATGTCCGCACCAGACCCACGGCTTGCTTTGCACAAGACCTCATTGAATACCTGCCTGATAAACAG acTGTGAATGTGCACCAGAGGCGGTGTTCCAGAAGGGGGGTGGTGAATAACCAAACGAGCTCCTGGTCCTTTCGCCTGAATGGGGTTCTGCACAGTGCGTCTCAGGAAGAGGTCTATGAACATGTGGCACACACTGTGGTGCTCAGCGCTTTGCAGGGTTACAATG GTACCATTATGTGCTTTGGCCAGACTGGAGCAGGAAAGACATACACGATCACTGGTGCCACAGAGGCGTATAGGCAAAGAGGAATTATCCCTCGTGCCCTACAAGAG GTGTTTCGGGAGGTGGAGCACCGTGTAGGTCACACCTTCTCTCTGCACCTTTCATACCTGGAGATCTACAATGAGACCTTGTTGGACCTGTTAGCCTCAATAAAAGGGAGCCAAGAGCCCCAAGGAGGACCTTTGACTGTGGTGGAAGAGCCAGGTGGCGGGGTTTTAGTGAAGGGACTGTCTCTACATCCAGTTCACAGTGAAGAGGAGGCCCTGAACTTGCTTTTTGAG GGTGAGATGAATAGAATAATTGGAGAGCATGCCCTCAATAAGAATTCTTCCAGGTCACATTGTATCTTCACGATCCACATTGAG TCTCGGTCTCGCACACTGTCAAATGCGACGTACGTCACGTCCAAACTAAATCTGGTGGACCTTGCAGGTTCAGAGAGGCTGAGCAAAACTGGG TCCGAGGGCCAGGTGCAGAGAGAGGCCATGTATATCAATAGGTCTCTGTCCTTCCTGGAGCAGGCCATCATGGCCTTGGCCGACAGGCGCCGCGAGCACGTGCCCTTCAGACAGAGCAAGCTGACGCACGCGCTCAGAGACTCTCTTG gtgggAACTGCAACACTGTGCTGGTAGCCAACATTTACGGGGAGGCAGCGCATATCGAGGAGACG CTCTCCACTCTCCGTTTCGCAGCCAGGATGAAGTGTGTACGCACCGAGCCGTCCGTCAACGAGCACATGGACCCTGCT CTCCAGGTACACAGGCTGAAAAAAGAAATCCAACAACTGAAGCAGGAGCTATCCATTCAGGACACACTG GCTAATCGTGCGGGGGTGTCGTATGAGAAGCTGTCGGAGAGCCAGGTGGCTGAGGTGAGGAGCCAGGTTCAGAGATACCTGGCCGGCACACTGGACGAGATCACA ATTGTGAATGCTAGACAGATCCAGGAAGTGTTTgcccagtttaaaaaaatagtcCA agagcagcagcagctcgGTCAGAAACACACTCTGGTAGAGAAAGTCCATAGCATGTCATCCTCCTCTGCTGCTAAA GCCCGGGAGCCCGAGGGGGCCGTAGGCGAGTTGGAGGGCGGATTTGGCCTCGGCGTGGCTGCACCTTCCCAGAGACACACACCGTCTCCCAGCAGAAGCAAAGGAAAGAAAGCGAAAGATAGCAGCAG AAAGAATGGAAAGAGCTGCAGTCCAACAGAAGGCCCTGCTGTGGCCCAGAAAGAGCCGGAGGCCCCCTTAGCCACGCTGGATCCGGAGGGTCTGGAGCCTCTGCCCGTGAAAGACACTGGAAGGAAGAGAAGCGC CACTCCTCCATCCAAGATGGAGGCATTTGAGCACTTCAAGGCGGAGAGAGGCAGTGAGCTGAAGCGCATCCTGAAGGCGAACAAGGCCGTGCTGCTGGAGCGCTCGGCCCAACTGCACAAACTCACAGACGCCATCAACGCCACCAAACGGGACATAGACAAAGTGGGCTCGGAGCTGGAGCATCTCAGGGCGAAAAGGCAGAGTCAGG GGCAGTTTGTGAGTGCGGAGGGCGAGCCTGTGCTGGAGGAGGCCGAGCTGGCTCTCGTCCTCAGCCTCAGGGAGATGAAGGACAACTACAGGCAGGCCCACGATGAGCTGCTGGCTACCAGGGCCGAGGTGCGCTACTGTCAGCACCTGGTGGCTCAGTGTCGCGTGCGCCTGCTCACGG ATGAGGTTCTGTCCATCTTGAGAGAGGGACCAATCAGGCCTGGTTTGGTGCCTGTGGACAAAGCTTTGGCTCTG GAAGGTGAGGCGCAGGAGCACGCCGACCTGCTGTCTGACAGCCCCAGTGCTGTGTGGTTTCACAATGCACAGAACAGGACACTCCAGAGG AGGGGCAGCAGGCCAGTTCCTCACAGTCCCGATTCTAGGAAGAACGGCACGGGAACACGCAGAAACAAGCTCAAACTGCCTGCTGTCTCAGTCAGCCGAGGGCATAGCAGCAATATAATCACCATATAA
- the dph2 gene encoding 2-(3-amino-3-carboxypropyl)histidine synthase subunit 2, translated as MSEAVEASAAEAGWPGADMDHIYQISETCRFITSQGYKKVALQFPDELLVDSIAVSAAVEQEANVKTYVLGDTSYGSCCVDEVTAEHVGAECIVHYGRSCLSPAARLPVMYVFGRSPIDVQRCATAFRELFPDSESHVVVLHDVTYSHAIDDLRCLLSDSYPHIVFSALKDHTLGQGEVHRPLTGGDKADCMGDTVIHKFGRHFCLKDGKTVENYSMFYIGHEGLTLTNFMMTWNRCAFSSFDPGTSTARAESVSINKALMKRYYAIEQVKDASVVGILVGTLGVASYLTIIEQLKECIHKAGKKSYLFAMGKLNVPKLANFLEIDVYVLVACPENSLLDCSEFHRPVVTPFEMEVACNKHREWSGEYITDFRDLLPGGSSHVHFPKPDASATEEDVTDVSLITGALRSSRLNSSSELPKVSSPSSSLVVRNQTLTVANTNTAASFLAGRSWQGLEPKLGETPVVKAMEGRRGIAIAYEEEGADGRERPS; from the exons ATGTCCGAGGCTGTGGAGGCGAGTGCCGCTGAGGCAGGCTGGCCTGGCGCAGATATGGACCACATCTACCAGATCAGCGAGACCTGTCGCTTCATCACGAGTCAGGGCTACAAGAAG GTAGCCTTGCAGTTCCCCGATGAACTTCTGGTAGATTCCATTGCGGTCTCGGCAGCAGTTGAGCAGGAGGCCAATGTAAAGACTTATGTTCTAGGCGACACCTCGTATGGCAG CTGCTGTGTGGACGAGGTCACTGCAGAGCACGTCGGGGCAGAGTGCATTGTACATTACGGCCGCTCGTGTCTCAGCCCAGCCGCGAGGCTCCCTGTCATGTACGTGTTCGGGAGGAGCCCCATCGATGTCCAGCGCTGTGCCACAGCTTTCAGAGAGCTCTTCCCCGACAGCGAGAGCCACGTGGTCGTACTGCATGACGTCACCTACTCGCATGCCATAG ATGACCTCAGATGTCTCCTAAGTGATTCATATCCCCACATCGTGTTCTCTGCTCTAAAAGATCACACTCTCGGTCAAGGGGAGGTCCACAGACCTCTCACTGGTGGCGATAAGGCAGACTGCATGGGTGATACAGTCATTCATaaatttggcagacacttttgTTTGAAAGACGGGAAGACTGTGGAGAACTACAGTATGTTCTACATCGGCCACGAGGGGCTGACGCTCACAAACTTCATGATGACTTGGAACCGCTGCGCCTTCAGTTCGTTCGACCCTGGCACGTCGACAGCCCGAGCAGAGTCGGTCAGCATAAACAAAGCTCTGATGAAGCGCTACTACGCCATAGAGCAGGTGAAGGACGCCAGCGTGGTGGGCATCTTGGTGGGCACGCTGGGCGTGGCCAGCTACTTGACTATCATTGAGCAGTTGAAAGAGTGCATTCACAAAGCCGGCAAGAAAAGCTATCTCTTCGCTATGGGCAAGCTCAACGTGCCCAAACTGGCCAACTTCTTGGAGATCGATGTCTATGTGTTGGTTGCTTGTCCAGAAAACTCGCTGCTAGACTGCAGCGAGTTCCACAGGCCCGTGGTGACGCCCTTCGAGATGGAGGTCGCGTGCAACAAGCATCGAGAGTGGAGTGGGGAATACATCACAGACTTCCGAGACCTTCTACCTG GGGGGAGCAGTCATGTGCACTTCCCAAAGCCAGACGCATCTGCTACTGAGGAAGATGTGACGGACGTGTCGCTGATCACTGGAGCCCTGCGCTCTTCCCGTTTAAACTCCTCTTCGGAGCTGCCGAAGGTTTCCTCGCCGTCGTCTTCTCTGGTCGTCAGGAACCAGACTCTGACCGTggccaacacaaacactgcag CATCCTTCCTGGCTGGTCGCAGCTGGCAGGGCTTGGAGCCCAAGCTGGGGGAGACGCCTGTGGTAAAAGCCATGGAGGGAAGGCGAGGGATCGCCATAGCTTACGAAGAGGAGGGAGCGGATGGGAGAGAGCGCCCGAGCTGA
- the mcur1 gene encoding mitochondrial calcium uniporter regulator 1 isoform X1: MVHGYKAACKALSARWLGNTPDVSAFMRLYRVSCSLSKMLFKKKGKPRFTFASGHPCARTEANCGTETLPRFTGLRRPMVRELCTTSKAMQYDGSRSEITKPGHRKLLFDTQALVRLLEDSGFTIQQAKVFVNMLVNTTNSNMDIMYNDMVTKTQQEIMLQKVMSHIAAVKKDMIILEKSEFSTLLAENERIKVELAQLNMQLSDMMNKVCLDNKLDVNLEKSQVKEMKAEHERKLLQTRHDVMEMMAEQDRHVTQNNMKIDTEVAGLKTMLESHKLDSIKYLAGSVFTCLTVVLGFYRIWM, from the exons ATGGTGCACGGTTATAAGGCCGCATGTAAAGCTCTCTCTGCTCGCTGGCTTGGAAACACACCGGACGTGTCTGCCTTTATGCGTTTGTATCGTGTCTCTTGTAGTCTctctaaaatgttatttaagaaaaaagggAAACCGCGTTTTACTTTTGCATCTGGACATCCGTGTGCCAGGACGGAGGCGAATTGCGGAACGGAAACTCTGCCGCGTTTCACAGGCCTGCGGAGGCCGATGGTCAGAG AGTTGTGCACCACCAGCAAAGCAATGCAGTATGATGGGAGCAGGTCAGAAATCACAAAGCCTGGTCACAGAAAGCTTCTCTTTGATACACAAGCACTTGTTCGACTCCTAGAAGACAGCG GGTTCACAATCCAACAGGCTAAAGTTTTCGTTAATATGCTGGTCAACACAACCAACTCCAACATGGATATAATGTATAATGACATGGTCACAAAGACTCAGCAA GAAATCATGTTGCAGAAAGTTATGTCTCATATTGCTGCTGTGAAAAAAGACATGATCATTTTGGAAAAAAGTGAGTTTTCAACATTACTGGCAGAGAACGAA AGAATCAAGGTGGAACTTGCACAACTGAACATGCAGCTCTCT GATATGATGAATAAAGTATGTCTAGATAACAAGCTGGACGTGAACTTGGAAAAGAGCCAAGTGAAAGAAATG AAAGCAGAACATGAAAGGAAGCTTCTTCAAACAAGGCATGATGTGATGGAGATG ATGGCTGAGCAAGACCGCCATGTGACTCAGAATAATATGAAAATTGACACAGAAGTGGCTGGCCTGAAAACGATGCTAGAATCCCACAAACTGGACAGTATCAAATATCTAGCAG GGTCCGTGTTCACGTGTCTTACAGTAGTACTGGGATTCTATCGCATATGGATGTGA
- the kif9 gene encoding kinesin-like protein KIF9 isoform X1, translating to MNVNSNEVKVYVRTRPTACFAQDLIEYLPDKQTVNVHQRRCSRRGVVNNQTSSWSFRLNGVLHSASQEEVYEHVAHTVVLSALQGYNGTIMCFGQTGAGKTYTITGATEAYRQRGIIPRALQEVFREVEHRVGHTFSLHLSYLEIYNETLLDLLASIKGSQEPQGGPLTVVEEPGGGVLVKGLSLHPVHSEEEALNLLFEGEMNRIIGEHALNKNSSRSHCIFTIHIESRSRTLSNATYVTSKLNLVDLAGSERLSKTGSEGQVQREAMYINRSLSFLEQAIMALADRRREHVPFRQSKLTHALRDSLGGNCNTVLVANIYGEAAHIEETLSTLRFAARMKCVRTEPSVNEHMDPALQVHRLKKEIQQLKQELSIQDTLANRAGVSYEKLSESQVAEVRSQVQRYLAGTLDEITIVNARQIQEVFAQFKKIVQEQQQLGQKHTLVEKVHSMSSSSAAKAREPEGAVGELEGGFGLGVAAPSQRHTPSPSRSKGKKAKDSSRKNGKSCSPTEGPAVAQKEPEAPLATLDPEGLEPLPVKDTGRKRSATPPSKMEAFEHFKAERGSELKRILKANKAVLLERSAQLHKLTDAINATKRDIDKVGSELEHLRAKRQSQGQFVSAEGEPVLEEAELALVLSLREMKDNYRQAHDELLATRAEVRYCQHLVAQCRVRLLTEFESWYNESFLLPDEVLSILREGPIRPGLVPVDKALALEGEAQEHADLLSDSPSAVWFHNAQNRTLQRRGSRPVPHSPDSRKNGTGTRRNKLKLPAVSVSRGHSSNIITI from the exons ATGAATGTAAACAGCAATGAGGTAAAGGTGTATGTCCGCACCAGACCCACGGCTTGCTTTGCACAAGACCTCATTGAATACCTGCCTGATAAACAG acTGTGAATGTGCACCAGAGGCGGTGTTCCAGAAGGGGGGTGGTGAATAACCAAACGAGCTCCTGGTCCTTTCGCCTGAATGGGGTTCTGCACAGTGCGTCTCAGGAAGAGGTCTATGAACATGTGGCACACACTGTGGTGCTCAGCGCTTTGCAGGGTTACAATG GTACCATTATGTGCTTTGGCCAGACTGGAGCAGGAAAGACATACACGATCACTGGTGCCACAGAGGCGTATAGGCAAAGAGGAATTATCCCTCGTGCCCTACAAGAG GTGTTTCGGGAGGTGGAGCACCGTGTAGGTCACACCTTCTCTCTGCACCTTTCATACCTGGAGATCTACAATGAGACCTTGTTGGACCTGTTAGCCTCAATAAAAGGGAGCCAAGAGCCCCAAGGAGGACCTTTGACTGTGGTGGAAGAGCCAGGTGGCGGGGTTTTAGTGAAGGGACTGTCTCTACATCCAGTTCACAGTGAAGAGGAGGCCCTGAACTTGCTTTTTGAG GGTGAGATGAATAGAATAATTGGAGAGCATGCCCTCAATAAGAATTCTTCCAGGTCACATTGTATCTTCACGATCCACATTGAG TCTCGGTCTCGCACACTGTCAAATGCGACGTACGTCACGTCCAAACTAAATCTGGTGGACCTTGCAGGTTCAGAGAGGCTGAGCAAAACTGGG TCCGAGGGCCAGGTGCAGAGAGAGGCCATGTATATCAATAGGTCTCTGTCCTTCCTGGAGCAGGCCATCATGGCCTTGGCCGACAGGCGCCGCGAGCACGTGCCCTTCAGACAGAGCAAGCTGACGCACGCGCTCAGAGACTCTCTTG gtgggAACTGCAACACTGTGCTGGTAGCCAACATTTACGGGGAGGCAGCGCATATCGAGGAGACG CTCTCCACTCTCCGTTTCGCAGCCAGGATGAAGTGTGTACGCACCGAGCCGTCCGTCAACGAGCACATGGACCCTGCT CTCCAGGTACACAGGCTGAAAAAAGAAATCCAACAACTGAAGCAGGAGCTATCCATTCAGGACACACTG GCTAATCGTGCGGGGGTGTCGTATGAGAAGCTGTCGGAGAGCCAGGTGGCTGAGGTGAGGAGCCAGGTTCAGAGATACCTGGCCGGCACACTGGACGAGATCACA ATTGTGAATGCTAGACAGATCCAGGAAGTGTTTgcccagtttaaaaaaatagtcCA agagcagcagcagctcgGTCAGAAACACACTCTGGTAGAGAAAGTCCATAGCATGTCATCCTCCTCTGCTGCTAAA GCCCGGGAGCCCGAGGGGGCCGTAGGCGAGTTGGAGGGCGGATTTGGCCTCGGCGTGGCTGCACCTTCCCAGAGACACACACCGTCTCCCAGCAGAAGCAAAGGAAAGAAAGCGAAAGATAGCAGCAG AAAGAATGGAAAGAGCTGCAGTCCAACAGAAGGCCCTGCTGTGGCCCAGAAAGAGCCGGAGGCCCCCTTAGCCACGCTGGATCCGGAGGGTCTGGAGCCTCTGCCCGTGAAAGACACTGGAAGGAAGAGAAGCGC CACTCCTCCATCCAAGATGGAGGCATTTGAGCACTTCAAGGCGGAGAGAGGCAGTGAGCTGAAGCGCATCCTGAAGGCGAACAAGGCCGTGCTGCTGGAGCGCTCGGCCCAACTGCACAAACTCACAGACGCCATCAACGCCACCAAACGGGACATAGACAAAGTGGGCTCGGAGCTGGAGCATCTCAGGGCGAAAAGGCAGAGTCAGG GGCAGTTTGTGAGTGCGGAGGGCGAGCCTGTGCTGGAGGAGGCCGAGCTGGCTCTCGTCCTCAGCCTCAGGGAGATGAAGGACAACTACAGGCAGGCCCACGATGAGCTGCTGGCTACCAGGGCCGAGGTGCGCTACTGTCAGCACCTGGTGGCTCAGTGTCGCGTGCGCCTGCTCACGG AGTTTGAGAGCTGGTACAATGAGTCCTTCTTGTTACCAGATGAGGTTCTGTCCATCTTGAGAGAGGGACCAATCAGGCCTGGTTTGGTGCCTGTGGACAAAGCTTTGGCTCTG GAAGGTGAGGCGCAGGAGCACGCCGACCTGCTGTCTGACAGCCCCAGTGCTGTGTGGTTTCACAATGCACAGAACAGGACACTCCAGAGG AGGGGCAGCAGGCCAGTTCCTCACAGTCCCGATTCTAGGAAGAACGGCACGGGAACACGCAGAAACAAGCTCAAACTGCCTGCTGTCTCAGTCAGCCGAGGGCATAGCAGCAATATAATCACCATATAA
- the rgs9bp gene encoding regulator of G-protein signaling 9-binding protein isoform X1 gives MVQSCRDHLTARLRDRSLPDQERREAELQWVAFSSCLELFHADMCKVYHMGNTFSVANYSYMVWTGMQADCLCAGGTSEIAARALSLPELQEDAGEEDLEQTQLEEDIAHVDRTLQDMEQKVNVLHWTVEAQGPLYAEPLSSDSTSSALLSVDEEAPGGLCNHTHLSAVLLLCGVAAMAVALSVSVALLA, from the exons ATGGTGCAATCCTGCCGCGACCACCTAACGGCCCGGCTGCGGGACAGATCCCTTCCTGACCAGGAGAGGAGGGAAGCTGAGCTGCAGTGGGTGGCCTTCTCTTCCTGCCTGGAGCTCTTTCACGCAGACATGTGCAAGGTCTACCACATGGGCAACACTTTCTCCGTGGCAAACTACAGTTACATGGTGTGGACAGGTATGCAGG CTGATTGCCTATGTGCAGGAGGCACAAGCGAAATAGCAGCCCGCGCCCTGAGCTTGCCTGAACTGCAGGAGGATGCCGGCGAGGAGGACCTGGAGCAGACTCAGCTGGAGGAGGACATAGCGCACGTGGACCGCACCTTGCAGGACATGGAGCAGAAGGTGAATGTGCTGCACTGGACGGTGGAGGCGCAGGGGCCTCTCTACGCCGAACCGCTCAGCAGTGACAGCACCTCGTCTGCGCTCCTGTCCGTGGACGAGGAGGCACCCGGGGGTCTCTGCAACCACACCCACCTGTCCGCAGTGCTGTTGCTGTGTGGTGTGGCCGCCATGGCCGTGGCGCTGTCGGTGAGCGTGGCGCTCCTGGCCTGA
- the mcur1 gene encoding mitochondrial calcium uniporter regulator 1 isoform X2, which produces MQYDGSRSEITKPGHRKLLFDTQALVRLLEDSGFTIQQAKVFVNMLVNTTNSNMDIMYNDMVTKTQQEIMLQKVMSHIAAVKKDMIILEKSEFSTLLAENERIKVELAQLNMQLSDMMNKVCLDNKLDVNLEKSQVKEMKAEHERKLLQTRHDVMEMMAEQDRHVTQNNMKIDTEVAGLKTMLESHKLDSIKYLAGSVFTCLTVVLGFYRIWM; this is translated from the exons ATGCAGTATGATGGGAGCAGGTCAGAAATCACAAAGCCTGGTCACAGAAAGCTTCTCTTTGATACACAAGCACTTGTTCGACTCCTAGAAGACAGCG GGTTCACAATCCAACAGGCTAAAGTTTTCGTTAATATGCTGGTCAACACAACCAACTCCAACATGGATATAATGTATAATGACATGGTCACAAAGACTCAGCAA GAAATCATGTTGCAGAAAGTTATGTCTCATATTGCTGCTGTGAAAAAAGACATGATCATTTTGGAAAAAAGTGAGTTTTCAACATTACTGGCAGAGAACGAA AGAATCAAGGTGGAACTTGCACAACTGAACATGCAGCTCTCT GATATGATGAATAAAGTATGTCTAGATAACAAGCTGGACGTGAACTTGGAAAAGAGCCAAGTGAAAGAAATG AAAGCAGAACATGAAAGGAAGCTTCTTCAAACAAGGCATGATGTGATGGAGATG ATGGCTGAGCAAGACCGCCATGTGACTCAGAATAATATGAAAATTGACACAGAAGTGGCTGGCCTGAAAACGATGCTAGAATCCCACAAACTGGACAGTATCAAATATCTAGCAG GGTCCGTGTTCACGTGTCTTACAGTAGTACTGGGATTCTATCGCATATGGATGTGA